One genomic window of Punica granatum isolate Tunisia-2019 chromosome 1, ASM765513v2, whole genome shotgun sequence includes the following:
- the LOC116192943 gene encoding uncharacterized protein LOC116192943: protein MAESDKPTNATTPHPLHQIAGTPTHRLLLKQWLKEEELILGRIALKETQIDSVQKEITHLYIFFFLFHSISLILLFNRSSPPSSSSCRRSWIPSLCSLLCSLGMIWAVRYKTEVEAHLEKLLEREKEDGKLLGKCVEELKRKGVEFDLLKEVDALRRAKSLRVETKAVRKWSARDFVTLFFFSMACLVLGLMRVVLCN from the coding sequence ATGGCAGAATCCGATAAGCCCACGAACGCGACCACGCCACACCCGCTTCACCAGATTGCTGGGACCCCGACCCACAGGCTCCTCCTCAAGCAGTGGCTCAAGGAGGAGGAACTGATCCTCGGGAGGATCGCCCTCAAGGAGACCCAGATCGACTCGGTCCAGAAGGAGATCACCCATCTCtacatcttcttcttccttttccacTCCATTTCCCTCATCCTCCTCTTCAACCGCTCCTCCCCTCCATCGTCGTCCTCCTGCCGCCGCTCGTGGATCCCTTCCCTCTGTTCCCTACTGTGCTCGCTCGGGATGATCTGGGCAGTGAGGTACAAGACCGAGGTCGAGGCCCACCTCGAGAAGCTCCtggagagggagaaagaggACGGGAAGCTGCTCGGGAAGTGCGTGGAGGAGCTGAAGAGGAAAGGGGTCGAGTTCGACCTGCTCAAGGAGGTCGATGCGCTCAGGAGAGCCAAGAGCCTCCGCGTCGAGACCAAGGCCGTGAGGAAGTGGTCCGCGAGGGACTTCGtcactctcttcttcttctccatggCTTGCCTTGTTCTAGGTCTGATGAGGGTCGTGCTGTGTAATTAG